From a single Collimonas pratensis genomic region:
- the thiD gene encoding bifunctional hydroxymethylpyrimidine kinase/phosphomethylpyrimidine kinase gives MQNQTSPLILTFGVADPVGAAGIQADLATFSAMGCHGLSVITSILIGDTARIEDTQQIDADWVADQARVLLEDMPVAAFKVGAVGSIESVSVIAEIVSDYPEIPLILDPFLSAMPDQGQDSEDLLTAIRELLIPQTTVMVLSAVELARLAETWREPSSEDMLSIDAMRIIELGCEYLFVTGTPTPAAEIGNTLFSESGVVRQDTWPRVSGSFSGAGTTLSAAVAAMLANGLDVPEAVSEAQEFTLAAVTAAQRLGMGKLIPDRYFWAREEGLERETKDDGADDSA, from the coding sequence GTGCAAAACCAAACTTCTCCTCTTATATTGACCTTCGGCGTGGCCGACCCAGTCGGCGCCGCCGGCATCCAGGCAGACCTGGCCACCTTTTCAGCGATGGGCTGCCATGGCTTGTCTGTCATCACGTCGATACTGATCGGCGACACCGCGCGCATCGAAGACACCCAGCAGATCGATGCCGACTGGGTCGCCGACCAAGCCCGCGTGCTGCTCGAAGACATGCCGGTCGCCGCCTTCAAGGTCGGCGCCGTCGGCAGCATCGAGAGCGTCTCGGTGATTGCCGAGATTGTCTCCGACTATCCTGAAATCCCGCTGATTCTAGACCCTTTTCTATCGGCCATGCCGGATCAGGGTCAAGACAGCGAAGACTTGCTGACCGCCATTCGCGAACTGCTGATTCCGCAGACGACCGTCATGGTGCTGTCGGCGGTGGAACTGGCGCGGCTGGCGGAAACCTGGCGCGAGCCGTCGTCGGAGGACATGCTGAGCATCGACGCGATGCGCATCATCGAACTCGGCTGCGAATATCTGTTCGTGACCGGCACTCCGACCCCCGCCGCCGAAATCGGCAACACCCTGTTCAGCGAAAGCGGCGTGGTGCGGCAAGATACCTGGCCGCGCGTCTCCGGCTCTTTCAGCGGCGCCGGCACCACCTTGTCGGCGGCGGTCGCAGCCATGCTGGCCAACGGCCTGGATGTGCCGGAAGCAGTTTCCGAAGCTCAGGAATTCACCCTGGCGGCGGTCACTGCAGCGCAGCGGCTAGGCATGGGCAAGCTGATCCCGGACCGCTATTTCTGGGCGCGCGAAGAAGGATTGGAGCGCGAAACAAAAGACGATGGCGCTGACGACAGCGCCTGA
- a CDS encoding rubredoxin, which produces MCLICGWVYDEEAGLPEEGIAPGTLWNDVPMNWTCPECGARKEDFEMVAI; this is translated from the coding sequence ATGTGCCTGATTTGCGGCTGGGTCTATGACGAAGAGGCCGGTTTACCGGAAGAAGGCATCGCCCCGGGCACTTTGTGGAACGATGTGCCGATGAACTGGACTTGTCCGGAATGCGGCGCCCGCAAGGAAGATTTCGAAATGGTTGCCATTTAA
- a CDS encoding response regulator, translated as MTTSLGGVNLKVMVIDDSSTIRRSAEIFLSQAGYQVVLAEDGFDALAKVNDHKPALIFCDILMPRLDGYQTCALIKKSAKFHATPVVMLSSKDGLFDRARGAMVGSDEYLTKPFTKDSLLKAVRQHTQSVDGAVPAVA; from the coding sequence ATGACAACATCACTTGGCGGCGTCAACCTGAAGGTAATGGTGATTGACGATAGCAGCACGATTCGTCGTTCTGCGGAGATTTTCCTGAGCCAGGCCGGTTATCAGGTGGTACTGGCCGAAGACGGCTTCGATGCCTTGGCGAAAGTCAACGATCATAAGCCTGCACTGATTTTTTGCGACATTCTGATGCCTCGCCTGGATGGCTATCAAACCTGCGCCCTGATCAAAAAGAGCGCCAAATTCCATGCAACGCCGGTGGTCATGCTGTCGTCCAAGGACGGCTTGTTTGACCGCGCCCGCGGCGCCATGGTCGGTTCAGACGAGTACCTCACCAAGCCGTTCACCAAGGACAGCCTGCTGAAGGCGGTGCGCCAGCATACCCAGAGTGTGGATGGCGCCGTGCCGGCGGTGGCTTGA
- a CDS encoding response regulator, whose amino-acid sequence MAIQKILIVDDSPTERYFLTDILAKAGYSVSTSENGEGILDKIKADKPQLILMDVVMPGQNGFQVTRSITRDDDTKDIPIIICSSKGLETDRIWGLRQGARDYLVKPIDPKELLAKIAALG is encoded by the coding sequence ATGGCCATACAGAAAATTCTCATTGTCGACGACTCCCCAACAGAGCGTTATTTCCTGACTGACATCCTGGCGAAGGCCGGCTATTCCGTGTCGACTTCCGAAAACGGCGAAGGCATCCTCGACAAGATCAAGGCTGACAAGCCGCAACTGATCCTGATGGATGTGGTGATGCCGGGCCAGAACGGCTTCCAGGTGACACGCTCGATCACGCGCGACGACGACACCAAGGATATCCCTATCATCATCTGCAGCAGCAAGGGCCTGGAAACCGACCGCATCTGGGGCTTGCGCCAGGGCGCGCGCGACTACCTGGTGAAACCTATCGATCCGAAGGAACTGCTGGCTAAAATCGCTGCGCTTGGTTAA
- a CDS encoding chemotaxis protein CheW → MTQSTSPLTAELPPSSPQQPVNKVALDADSRRSRLREFQSHLLERMQAARSGSETQESQLGLLIGSSRWLLNLQEAGEIVAVDQISRVPLTYDWYLGLSNVRGTLISVIDFARFQGHGLTQIDKECRIVAFAPTFSFNSGLLVSRVLGLRNVAQMTLQAPDPLDQASPRRYLDSESQVWTELSMAQILHDPRFLQVGL, encoded by the coding sequence ATGACCCAATCAACCTCGCCTCTGACGGCGGAATTGCCGCCATCATCGCCGCAGCAGCCAGTCAACAAGGTTGCACTCGACGCCGACTCGCGCCGCAGCCGGCTGCGCGAATTCCAGTCGCACTTGCTGGAGCGCATGCAGGCCGCGCGCAGCGGCAGCGAGACGCAGGAAAGCCAGCTCGGCTTGCTGATTGGAAGCAGCCGTTGGTTGTTGAATCTGCAAGAAGCCGGGGAAATCGTCGCCGTCGACCAGATTTCTCGGGTGCCGCTGACCTACGACTGGTATCTGGGCCTGAGCAATGTGCGCGGCACGCTGATCAGCGTGATCGATTTTGCACGCTTTCAGGGACATGGATTGACGCAAATTGACAAGGAATGTCGGATTGTCGCCTTCGCGCCGACGTTTTCTTTCAACAGCGGCTTGCTGGTTTCGCGCGTCCTTGGTTTGCGCAACGTCGCCCAAATGACCCTGCAGGCCCCGGATCCGCTGGATCAGGCCAGCCCCCGGCGCTATCTCGACAGCGAGTCCCAGGTGTGGACCGAGCTGAGCATGGCCCAAATCTTGCACGACCCTCGTTTTTTACAAGTAGGTTTATGA
- a CDS encoding methyl-accepting chemotaxis protein: MAFKLPSLSKAAKEEQGEAGDRFMQDALMHDPEQTVMEERFIPEPPPAPFVAPLTVPAPAYTPEPAAAPSFAAAPQAAVAAAPAAAFAGAAAELASPDARPLPLIGKLPQQKQIRLLLIALGAGLLLTILFLWLNAKSSTMSSTQTQIAGDALMHSQRIGKATPNAIQGNPEAFKQLADSRKEFNQDLTVLSKGGDFKGHDISAPSAAMDSTLTDVNKVWSNTDKAADTILKLQKELTSFGVTLQKLNGISPNLLDLSEQIATLKTQTGATPREIAASSQLVMLTQRLGRSANEFLTSEGVNPETAFLLGKDTNTFRDIVSGFLNGSDVLRLPASKNEEERSKLTELEKSFAEYQESVASILGNMQNFVSAKQSEQLIFTENENLKQRLGALQDTYRTAQDTQSIWFWLMLLSAFATLLAAAAIAWVQVQDGRHRTHEADVRRMEAEEQRLQAIKQEEDASNANDQNQAAILRLMNELQEVADGDLTVQATVSEDITGAIADSVNYTVEELRGLVGRVTATAQQVTVASDQAQSISIELLAASQRQSRDIQETTQAVLDMATQITDVSKSASESAEVARQSVSAAEEGSKAVENAISGMNEIREHIQETSKRIKRLGESSQEIGEITELISDITEQTNVLALNAAIQAASAGEAGRGFSVVAEEVQRLAERSGAATKQIGALVRTIQTDTHDAVVAMERSTQGVVEGAKLSDAAGAALSDIRRVSNRLAELIQSISSTTEQQANSANGVATNIQNILSVTEKTREGTRQTALSIRELSKLAEDLKSSVSRFRVTN, translated from the coding sequence ATGGCATTCAAACTACCGTCTTTATCCAAGGCGGCCAAGGAAGAGCAGGGCGAGGCTGGCGATCGTTTCATGCAGGACGCGCTGATGCACGATCCTGAGCAGACTGTCATGGAAGAACGTTTCATTCCTGAACCGCCGCCGGCGCCTTTCGTGGCGCCGCTTACTGTACCGGCTCCGGCTTACACGCCTGAGCCAGCTGCGGCGCCAAGCTTTGCCGCCGCGCCGCAAGCTGCCGTGGCAGCCGCGCCGGCCGCCGCTTTCGCCGGCGCCGCCGCCGAACTCGCCAGCCCGGATGCACGGCCATTGCCATTGATCGGCAAACTGCCGCAGCAAAAGCAGATCCGTCTGTTGCTGATCGCGCTCGGCGCAGGTTTGCTGCTGACCATCCTGTTCCTGTGGCTGAACGCCAAGAGCTCCACCATGAGCTCGACCCAGACCCAGATCGCCGGCGATGCGCTGATGCACTCGCAGCGTATCGGTAAGGCGACGCCGAATGCGATTCAGGGTAATCCTGAGGCGTTCAAGCAGCTGGCCGACAGCCGCAAGGAATTCAACCAGGATTTGACCGTTCTGTCGAAAGGCGGCGATTTCAAGGGGCACGATATCAGCGCCCCGAGCGCCGCCATGGATTCCACGCTGACCGATGTCAACAAGGTCTGGTCGAATACCGACAAGGCCGCGGACACCATCCTCAAGCTGCAAAAGGAATTGACCAGCTTCGGTGTGACGCTGCAAAAACTGAACGGCATTTCGCCTAACCTGCTCGACCTGTCGGAACAGATCGCGACCCTGAAGACCCAGACCGGCGCTACCCCGCGCGAAATCGCGGCATCCTCGCAGTTGGTCATGCTGACTCAGCGTCTGGGCCGTAGCGCCAATGAATTCCTGACCTCGGAAGGTGTGAACCCGGAAACGGCATTCTTGCTGGGCAAGGATACCAACACTTTCCGCGACATCGTCAGCGGCTTCCTGAACGGCAGCGATGTATTGCGCCTGCCGGCCAGCAAGAACGAAGAAGAACGCAGCAAGCTGACTGAGCTGGAAAAGAGCTTTGCCGAATACCAGGAATCGGTCGCATCGATTCTGGGCAACATGCAGAACTTCGTTTCCGCCAAGCAGTCCGAACAATTGATCTTTACCGAGAACGAAAATCTCAAGCAACGCCTGGGCGCCTTGCAAGATACCTATCGTACCGCACAGGATACGCAGAGCATCTGGTTCTGGCTGATGTTGCTGTCGGCCTTCGCTACACTGCTGGCCGCCGCCGCGATTGCCTGGGTACAGGTGCAGGACGGCCGTCACCGTACCCACGAAGCTGACGTGCGCCGGATGGAAGCGGAAGAACAGCGTCTGCAAGCGATCAAGCAGGAAGAAGATGCCAGTAACGCCAACGACCAGAATCAGGCTGCGATTTTGCGCCTGATGAATGAGTTGCAGGAAGTGGCGGATGGTGACTTGACGGTGCAGGCGACGGTGTCGGAAGACATTACCGGCGCGATTGCCGACTCGGTGAACTATACGGTGGAAGAGTTGCGCGGGCTAGTCGGGCGGGTTACCGCAACGGCGCAGCAGGTTACCGTGGCGTCTGACCAGGCGCAAAGCATTTCGATCGAACTGCTGGCGGCGTCGCAGCGGCAGTCGCGCGATATTCAGGAAACCACGCAAGCGGTCCTGGACATGGCGACCCAGATTACCGATGTCTCCAAATCGGCCAGCGAATCAGCTGAAGTGGCGCGGCAGTCGGTGAGCGCGGCGGAAGAAGGTTCCAAGGCGGTGGAAAACGCGATTTCAGGCATGAACGAAATCCGCGAACACATCCAGGAAACTTCCAAGCGTATCAAGCGGCTGGGTGAGTCGTCCCAGGAAATTGGTGAAATCACTGAACTGATTTCCGACATTACCGAACAGACCAACGTGCTGGCGCTGAATGCGGCGATCCAGGCGGCTTCGGCAGGTGAAGCCGGACGCGGATTCTCGGTGGTTGCGGAAGAAGTTCAGCGCCTGGCGGAACGTTCCGGTGCGGCGACCAAGCAGATTGGTGCGCTGGTGCGCACCATTCAGACCGACACCCACGATGCGGTGGTCGCGATGGAGCGGTCGACGCAAGGGGTGGTTGAAGGTGCCAAGCTGTCAGATGCGGCCGGTGCGGCGTTGTCGGACATCCGGCGCGTTTCGAACCGTCTGGCGGAACTGATTCAAAGCATTTCTTCGACGACCGAGCAGCAGGCGAATTCTGCCAACGGCGTGGCTACCAACATTCAGAACATTCTTTCAGTGACGGAAAAGACGCGGGAAGGTACGCGCCAGACGGCGTTGTCGATTCGCGAACTGTCGAAGCTGGCGGAAGATTTGAAGAGTTCGGTATCGCGTTTCCGCGTAACCAATTAA
- a CDS encoding Hpt domain-containing protein has product MTTDFSSTADSTRTHLDTGPLSWVMSEIREALNQSGNALSQIHDKQQAGDDHSTAIRHAKTYLHQAHGALQMVDIDGVIIITETVEELLERAESGQAELTAQHVQTIGNAYQALIEYLDEVLAGGSHQPVRLFPYYQALLEIRGAERIHPADLFFPDLTIRPHFPAAEHAVAIEAEAYLPLRKRFERALLPFLKSADKAIELENAGAMQVVVGEVEQTQRNQQARAFWWVMHGFSEAVATAQVSNELYVKQLFARINLQLRRLSQGSSSISERLLRDALFFIAGIENASKLTTQIRAAYRLNGLVPTDYSTRHYGQISLDALGAAKERLGQAKNMWDRLASGDAAPAAAFEKEMHGLSEAGSQLNAPSLSKLLRELNGIARHAAHSRPGDAICMEIATSLLFIENTLNHISRLPQNFSERADAMTARLLAVVSGETLGKPAQWIDDIYREAQQRQTVKMLASEMLSSLRQVEKMLDEFFKEPERREVLTQIEQVLHQIQGALAIQDQSDAIRVVEHTRNTLKRFAAEGGELLPEAPEQKEFEQIAQNIGALSFFIETLQHQSDTQNNHFTFDEEAGVFRINLLERRTPVAAPQPDPVVAPTGADQPPTAHAAGGDNLPSLPELATVEEELLQHQQQSAELALSLTAQPHDPELQERLKESLVQMRVDAALSDNPEATDRAQAAIDILDHPDFSASQQSLADIVTTIVPLHAAEVAAPVAAVAAVTDEEADAELREIFLSEAEEVLTNARQALLQLHGAPHKQEPLTVLRRAFHTLKGSGRMIGLNAFGEAAWSIEQVLNLWLSESRAVSSDLSALLDHAVTELDGWVKEIQLYGNSERTPYALAEIAETVREGGVFAVPAVAPAEVASDTLELNDLPELPAQAEEIQLSDDDLALFGVTHAEHTDTIVAADSTANEASFEEELAPLAETQERAPAETLPVAAPMAMQVSAEVIAFPGMQEIRHDDSTKQIGDLTISLPLYNIYLAETDQLVRHLAHDFAEWRHEPERPVMTQSVHAAHSLAGSSATVGFKPLQEVAHALEMALQRMALQPGSLHGADYDTLQLSVERTKWMLQQFTQGDMPYYEPALVSSLDGLWQRQESRAHEVEELPQLDGSEEAAMPEAVAPAVELESIVAEIAPQLAEVPVAPIAAVAETADSWNEALHVQPVVLAAVAPHQPAIVTEVPHLFEAPKDEDIDPALVVRDELDPDLLPVFLEEGSDMLPQIGSALRSWQENPVGTTSAHPVPQAILRHLHTIKGSARMAGAMVLGQHMHEMESHIEVILQAGSSSRHTVDELLAHYDRGVQMFDNLRNPQAAKPVAPAVPLAAETVSDAHAPVNLPSVMPSLAAGAVVHTAAPALASHTGLVSQVRVNADILDRLVNQAGEVSITRSRLESGIGTLQLSLSELTENVDRLRGQLREIEIQAEAQISSRMTLAGEREFDPLEFDRFTRLQELTRMMAESVNDVASLQKNLTNTVEGANVDLLTQRRLTRDLQQDLMHVRMVQFASIGERLYRLTRQVAKELDKRVNLDIRGSHVEIDRSVLEKMIAPFEHLLRNAIVHGIESREARRAAGKSETGELKIEIRQDGNEILIQLSDDGQGLNLPRIRDKARTVGLLESDQQLSDLETTDLIFRPGFSTATDVTELAGRGVGMDVVRSEAASLGGRVAVTSDPGQGTHFTIHLPLTLAVTQVVLLTTGGNTYAVPSALVEQVQQLKAKALAAAYNDGMLMWQGHKVPLQYLSTLLGDAEMVPVAQQYSPIIILRSGNDRVALHVDEIVGNREVVVKNIGPQLSRMIGIAGATVLGSGDIVLILNPVPLMQLQLQRSAHEHRAPRQSHLATHDVMGAVAEMAVNPESVLPPAAQPVQGLRSQSVVMVVDDSLTVRRVTQRLLSREGYQVVLAKDGVDALEQLQAITPDVMLVDIEMPRMDGFDLSRNIRNDERTRHIPIIMITSRTASKHRSYAMELGVNEYLGKPYQEDELIRSIKSFINKEANTLQ; this is encoded by the coding sequence ATGACCACCGATTTTTCCAGTACCGCTGACTCTACGCGGACTCATCTTGATACCGGACCATTGTCATGGGTGATGAGCGAAATTCGCGAGGCGCTGAACCAGTCCGGCAACGCCTTGTCGCAAATTCACGACAAGCAGCAGGCCGGCGACGATCATTCGACCGCCATCCGTCATGCCAAGACTTATCTGCACCAGGCGCATGGCGCTTTGCAGATGGTCGACATCGACGGCGTCATCATCATCACGGAAACCGTTGAAGAGCTGCTTGAGCGTGCCGAGTCCGGCCAGGCCGAACTGACTGCGCAGCATGTGCAGACCATCGGCAACGCTTATCAAGCATTGATCGAATACCTGGACGAAGTACTGGCTGGCGGCAGCCATCAGCCGGTGCGTCTGTTCCCTTATTACCAGGCGTTGCTGGAAATCCGCGGCGCTGAAAGAATTCATCCGGCCGACCTGTTTTTCCCCGACCTCACCATCCGTCCGCATTTCCCTGCGGCCGAACATGCCGTCGCGATCGAAGCCGAGGCATACCTGCCCTTGCGCAAGCGCTTTGAGCGCGCGCTGCTGCCGTTCCTGAAAAGCGCCGACAAGGCCATCGAACTGGAAAACGCCGGCGCCATGCAAGTGGTGGTCGGCGAAGTCGAGCAGACCCAACGCAACCAGCAGGCACGCGCATTCTGGTGGGTCATGCACGGTTTTTCGGAAGCGGTGGCGACAGCGCAGGTTTCCAATGAGTTGTATGTCAAGCAGCTGTTCGCCCGCATCAACCTGCAACTGCGTCGCCTGAGCCAGGGTTCTTCCAGCATTTCGGAAAGACTGTTGCGCGATGCCTTGTTCTTTATCGCCGGGATCGAAAACGCCTCCAAGCTGACCACCCAGATCCGCGCTGCCTATCGTCTCAACGGCCTGGTGCCGACCGACTACAGCACCCGCCATTACGGCCAGATCAGCCTGGATGCGCTGGGCGCGGCCAAGGAGCGCCTGGGCCAAGCCAAGAACATGTGGGACCGGCTGGCCAGCGGCGACGCTGCCCCTGCCGCTGCCTTTGAAAAAGAAATGCATGGCCTCAGCGAAGCAGGCAGCCAGCTCAATGCGCCGTCTTTGTCCAAGCTGCTGCGCGAACTGAACGGCATCGCCCGCCACGCCGCGCACTCGCGGCCTGGCGATGCGATCTGCATGGAAATCGCCACCAGCCTGCTGTTCATTGAAAACACGCTGAATCACATCAGCCGCCTGCCGCAGAATTTCTCCGAGCGTGCCGACGCCATGACTGCGCGCCTTCTGGCCGTGGTCTCCGGTGAGACCCTGGGCAAACCGGCGCAGTGGATCGATGACATCTATCGTGAAGCGCAACAGCGCCAGACCGTCAAGATGCTGGCCTCGGAAATGCTGTCGAGCCTGCGTCAGGTCGAGAAAATGCTGGACGAATTCTTCAAGGAGCCAGAGCGGCGCGAAGTGCTGACCCAGATCGAACAAGTGCTGCACCAGATCCAGGGTGCGCTGGCGATCCAGGACCAGAGCGACGCCATTCGCGTGGTGGAACATACGCGCAACACCTTGAAGCGTTTCGCCGCCGAAGGTGGCGAGCTGTTGCCGGAAGCGCCGGAGCAGAAAGAATTTGAGCAGATTGCGCAAAACATCGGCGCCCTGAGCTTTTTCATTGAAACGCTGCAGCACCAGTCGGATACGCAAAACAACCACTTCACTTTCGACGAAGAGGCCGGCGTATTCCGCATTAATCTGCTGGAGCGGCGCACGCCGGTTGCGGCGCCGCAGCCAGATCCAGTGGTGGCGCCGACCGGCGCCGATCAGCCGCCGACAGCGCATGCAGCTGGCGGCGACAACCTGCCGTCGTTGCCTGAACTGGCGACCGTGGAAGAGGAGCTGTTGCAGCATCAGCAGCAATCTGCCGAACTGGCGTTGTCGCTGACAGCGCAGCCGCACGATCCGGAACTGCAGGAAAGACTGAAAGAGTCGCTGGTGCAGATGCGGGTTGATGCCGCCCTGAGCGATAATCCTGAAGCCACCGATCGCGCCCAGGCTGCAATCGATATTCTCGACCATCCGGATTTTTCGGCGTCACAGCAATCGCTGGCGGACATCGTTACCACCATCGTGCCCTTGCATGCAGCAGAAGTGGCGGCGCCTGTAGCCGCGGTGGCGGCGGTGACAGACGAGGAGGCTGACGCCGAACTGCGTGAGATTTTTTTGTCCGAAGCAGAAGAGGTCCTGACTAATGCCAGGCAAGCTCTTCTGCAATTGCACGGCGCACCGCATAAGCAGGAACCGCTGACGGTATTGCGCCGCGCCTTCCATACGCTCAAAGGCAGCGGCCGCATGATTGGCCTGAATGCTTTCGGCGAAGCCGCCTGGAGCATCGAACAGGTATTGAATCTGTGGTTGTCGGAATCGCGCGCGGTGAGCAGCGACCTGAGTGCTTTGCTCGACCACGCCGTGACGGAGCTGGATGGCTGGGTCAAGGAAATCCAGTTGTACGGAAACTCGGAACGCACACCATATGCCTTGGCTGAAATTGCCGAGACAGTGCGCGAAGGCGGCGTCTTCGCCGTGCCCGCCGTGGCCCCGGCCGAGGTTGCCAGCGACACCCTGGAACTCAACGATCTGCCGGAACTGCCGGCGCAAGCGGAAGAAATCCAGCTCAGCGACGACGACCTGGCTTTGTTTGGCGTCACCCACGCTGAGCACACAGATACCATCGTCGCCGCTGACAGCACAGCGAATGAAGCCAGCTTTGAAGAAGAGCTGGCGCCGCTGGCCGAAACGCAGGAGCGGGCACCGGCGGAAACGTTGCCGGTTGCTGCGCCGATGGCCATGCAGGTCAGCGCCGAAGTCATCGCTTTCCCAGGGATGCAGGAAATCCGGCACGATGACAGCACCAAGCAGATCGGCGACCTGACCATCAGCCTGCCGCTTTACAACATCTATCTGGCCGAGACCGACCAACTGGTGCGTCACCTGGCGCACGATTTTGCCGAATGGCGCCACGAGCCTGAACGGCCGGTGATGACACAGTCGGTGCACGCCGCCCATTCTTTGGCAGGCAGTTCCGCTACGGTAGGTTTCAAGCCCTTGCAGGAAGTCGCGCACGCGCTGGAAATGGCCTTGCAACGCATGGCGCTGCAACCGGGAAGCCTGCATGGCGCCGACTACGACACCTTGCAGCTGAGCGTCGAACGCACCAAGTGGATGCTGCAGCAGTTCACCCAAGGCGACATGCCGTATTACGAGCCGGCGCTGGTCAGCAGCCTGGACGGCCTCTGGCAACGGCAAGAGTCGCGTGCGCATGAAGTGGAAGAGTTGCCGCAATTGGACGGTAGCGAGGAAGCCGCTATGCCGGAAGCCGTTGCGCCTGCCGTCGAGCTGGAATCGATAGTAGCGGAAATCGCACCGCAGCTGGCTGAGGTTCCCGTCGCGCCGATCGCCGCCGTGGCCGAAACTGCCGACAGCTGGAACGAAGCACTGCACGTGCAGCCGGTCGTGCTTGCCGCCGTAGCGCCGCACCAGCCCGCCATCGTGACGGAAGTGCCACATCTGTTCGAGGCACCGAAGGACGAGGACATCGATCCTGCACTGGTGGTGCGCGATGAACTGGATCCTGACTTGCTGCCGGTGTTCCTGGAAGAGGGCAGCGACATGCTGCCGCAGATCGGCAGCGCCTTGCGCAGCTGGCAGGAAAATCCGGTCGGCACCACCAGCGCCCATCCGGTGCCGCAGGCCATCCTGCGTCATCTGCACACCATCAAGGGCAGTGCCCGCATGGCCGGCGCGATGGTGCTGGGCCAGCACATGCACGAGATGGAAAGCCATATCGAGGTGATCCTGCAAGCGGGCAGCTCGTCACGCCACACGGTCGACGAATTGCTGGCGCACTATGACCGCGGCGTGCAAATGTTTGACAACCTGCGTAATCCGCAGGCCGCCAAGCCGGTGGCACCAGCTGTGCCGCTTGCTGCCGAGACTGTGAGCGACGCGCATGCGCCGGTTAACCTGCCGAGCGTGATGCCTTCGCTGGCGGCTGGGGCGGTGGTTCATACTGCGGCACCGGCGCTTGCCAGCCACACCGGGCTGGTGTCGCAAGTGCGTGTCAATGCAGATATTCTTGACCGCCTGGTGAACCAGGCCGGTGAAGTATCGATCACCCGTTCGCGGCTTGAATCCGGTATCGGCACCTTGCAATTGTCTTTGTCGGAACTGACCGAAAACGTTGACCGCTTGCGCGGCCAGCTGCGTGAAATCGAAATCCAGGCCGAGGCGCAAATCAGCTCGCGCATGACGCTGGCAGGCGAACGCGAATTCGATCCGCTCGAATTCGACCGTTTTACCCGGCTGCAGGAACTGACGCGGATGATGGCGGAGAGCGTCAACGACGTCGCCTCGCTGCAGAAGAACCTGACCAACACGGTCGAAGGCGCCAATGTCGACTTGCTGACGCAACGCCGGCTGACGCGCGATCTGCAACAGGACCTGATGCATGTGCGGATGGTGCAGTTTGCCAGTATCGGCGAGCGTCTGTACCGTCTGACGCGCCAGGTCGCCAAGGAACTGGACAAGCGCGTCAACCTCGACATCCGCGGCAGCCACGTGGAAATCGACCGTAGCGTGCTGGAAAAGATGATCGCTCCGTTCGAGCATTTGCTGCGTAACGCCATCGTGCACGGGATAGAGTCGCGGGAAGCGCGGCGTGCCGCAGGCAAGAGCGAAACCGGCGAACTGAAAATTGAAATCCGCCAGGACGGCAATGAAATCCTGATTCAGCTGTCGGACGATGGCCAGGGCTTGAACCTGCCGCGCATCCGTGACAAGGCGCGCACGGTCGGTTTGCTGGAAAGCGATCAGCAACTGTCCGATCTGGAAACCACCGACCTGATTTTCCGTCCGGGATTTTCCACCGCCACCGATGTGACCGAGCTGGCTGGACGCGGCGTCGGCATGGACGTGGTGCGTTCGGAAGCTGCGTCGCTGGGCGGCCGTGTGGCGGTCACCAGCGATCCTGGCCAAGGCACGCATTTCACGATTCACTTGCCGCTGACGCTGGCAGTGACGCAGGTGGTGCTGCTGACTACCGGCGGCAATACGTATGCCGTGCCGTCGGCGCTGGTCGAGCAGGTGCAGCAGTTGAAGGCGAAGGCGCTGGCTGCTGCCTACAACGATGGCATGCTGATGTGGCAAGGACACAAGGTGCCTTTGCAATATCTATCGACCTTGCTGGGCGATGCCGAGATGGTGCCGGTGGCGCAGCAGTATTCGCCGATCATCATTTTGCGTAGCGGTAATGACCGGGTAGCCTTGCATGTCGACGAAATCGTCGGTAACCGAGAAGTCGTGGTCAAGAATATCGGTCCGCAGTTGTCGCGGATGATCGGGATTGCCGGCGCCACGGTGCTGGGTTCCGGCGATATCGTGCTGATCTTGAATCCGGTGCCGTTGATGCAGCTGCAACTGCAGCGTTCCGCACACGAACATCGGGCGCCGCGCCAATCGCATCTGGCGACCCACGATGTGATGGGCGCCGTGGCCGAAATGGCGGTCAATCCAGAATCCGTCTTGCCGCCAGCGGCACAGCCGGTGCAGGGTTTGCGCAGCCAGAGCGTGGTGATGGTGGTCGACGATTCCCTGACCGTGCGCCGGGTTACCCAGCGTCTGCTGTCGCGCGAAGGCTATCAGGTAGTGCTGGCGAAAGACGGCGTCGATGCGCTGGAGCAGCTGCAGGCGATTACGCCCGACGTCATGCTGGTGGATATCGAAATGCCGCGCATGGACGGTTTCGACTTGAGCCGCAATATCCGCAACGACGAACGCACGCGCCATATCCCGATCATCATGATCACCTCGCGTACCGCTTCCAAGCATCGCAGCTATGCGATGGAACTGGGCGTCAACGAGTATCTGGGCAAGCCGTATCAAGAAGATGAACTGATCCGCAGCATCAAGTCGTTCATCAACAAAGAAGCAAATACGCTGCAATAA